One window from the genome of Nitrospira defluvii encodes:
- the mobB gene encoding molybdopterin-guanine dinucleotide biosynthesis protein B, giving the protein MSVPILSFVGRSNSGKTTLIERVIPLLVRAGYKVATVKHAGHGFDLDTEGKDSWRHKQAGASSVVIISKSSLAMFADVSDHMNVEDVREHYLDASYDLILAEGWRSEGYPKIVVVRDQIGEVPVSQDGLLAIVSNKPVETSVPLLDPDDVTGVAELIIRHFPKPRRDDA; this is encoded by the coding sequence ATGTCGGTACCTATCCTGTCTTTTGTCGGCCGGTCGAACAGCGGGAAGACGACGCTCATCGAGCGCGTGATCCCGCTGTTGGTGCGGGCGGGATATAAGGTGGCGACCGTGAAACATGCCGGCCATGGATTTGATCTGGACACGGAAGGCAAAGACAGCTGGCGGCACAAACAGGCCGGTGCGAGCAGTGTCGTGATCATTTCCAAGAGCAGCCTGGCCATGTTTGCCGATGTCTCGGATCACATGAATGTCGAGGATGTGCGCGAACATTACCTGGACGCTTCTTACGATTTGATTTTGGCCGAGGGGTGGCGCAGCGAGGGTTATCCGAAGATCGTGGTGGTCCGTGATCAGATCGGAGAAGTCCCCGTTTCGCAGGACGGCCTGTTGGCTATCGTTTCCAACAAGCCGGTTGAGACGTCGGTGCCCTTGCTTGATCCCGATGACGTGACCGGAGTGGCGGAATTGATCATCCGGCATTTTCCCAAACCTCGACGGGATGATGCGTAA
- a CDS encoding ABC transporter permease: MTYHRIAALVVRHLYLYRRSLPRVMEIIYWPFLDLVVWGFITVYLATFQGQMPAVVTFLLGALILWDVLFRSQQGITISFLEELWARNLMNLFASPLTPSEFLAATMVMSLFKVTAVSMVMSLCAWLFYGYNVFIIGIWLMPFIMNLVLTGWIIGVFTTSLIMRFGQEAEVLAWSMVFLFQPISCVFYPMDVLPVWLRGVAWMNPAAHVFEGMRGLLATHVAPLTSLSLASGLNLFYLGAVILWFHHTFNVCKERGSLVRVGE; encoded by the coding sequence ATGACCTACCATCGCATCGCCGCCCTCGTCGTTCGCCATCTCTATCTGTATCGGCGCAGCTTGCCGCGAGTGATGGAGATTATCTACTGGCCGTTTTTGGATTTGGTGGTCTGGGGATTCATTACGGTCTACCTCGCGACCTTTCAAGGGCAGATGCCGGCCGTGGTGACGTTTCTGCTCGGAGCACTCATTCTGTGGGACGTATTGTTTCGGTCGCAGCAGGGCATTACGATTTCATTTCTCGAAGAACTGTGGGCCCGCAATTTGATGAATCTCTTTGCCAGTCCCCTCACCCCCAGCGAGTTTCTGGCCGCGACCATGGTCATGAGTCTATTCAAGGTGACCGCGGTGTCGATGGTCATGTCCCTCTGTGCCTGGTTGTTTTACGGCTACAATGTCTTCATCATTGGAATTTGGTTGATGCCATTCATCATGAATCTGGTCTTGACGGGATGGATTATCGGGGTCTTCACGACCTCACTGATCATGCGTTTCGGGCAGGAGGCGGAGGTGTTGGCGTGGAGCATGGTTTTCCTCTTTCAACCGATCTCCTGCGTGTTTTATCCGATGGATGTGTTGCCGGTGTGGTTGAGGGGTGTGGCCTGGATGAACCCGGCCGCACATGTCTTTGAAGGCATGCGGGGTCTGCTCGCGACGCACGTGGCGCCGCTGACCAGTCTCAGCTTGGCGAGCGGCCTGAATCTGTTCTATCTCGGGGCCGTCATTCTTTGGTTTCATCATACCTTCAATGTGTGTAAAGAACGGGGTTCATTGGTGCGCGTGGGTGAATAG
- a CDS encoding ABC transporter ATP-binding protein yields the protein MSVSVVEVRNLRKQFGAFTAVDGISFEIGHGEILGLLGPNGAGKTTTFQMMLGLVTPTSGSIKMFGLDLQSHREAILQQVNFSSTYISLPYSLTVEENLRVIGRLYGLPDVAGLVDDMIQKLDMNEWRHKLTRKLSSGQMTRLTLAKALLTKPKVLFLDEPTASLDPDVAHKIREVLLEERQATGLSILYTSHNMREMEEMSDRIIFLQRGKIVAEGKARDIVARFGQSDLEEVFLKLAREQ from the coding sequence ATGTCAGTCTCGGTGGTCGAAGTACGTAATCTTCGCAAACAGTTCGGCGCCTTTACCGCGGTGGACGGCATTTCATTCGAGATCGGACACGGCGAGATTCTCGGGTTGTTGGGGCCGAATGGTGCGGGGAAAACCACGACCTTTCAAATGATGTTGGGGCTTGTGACGCCCACATCGGGCTCGATCAAGATGTTCGGCCTCGACTTGCAGTCGCATCGAGAGGCGATTCTGCAGCAGGTCAATTTCTCCTCCACCTACATCTCGCTGCCCTATTCCCTGACGGTGGAGGAAAACCTTCGCGTCATCGGCCGGCTGTATGGCTTGCCTGATGTCGCCGGCCTCGTCGACGATATGATACAAAAGCTAGACATGAACGAGTGGCGGCATAAGCTGACCCGCAAACTCTCGTCCGGACAAATGACGCGGTTGACGTTGGCGAAGGCGTTATTGACCAAGCCCAAGGTCTTGTTCCTCGATGAACCGACGGCGAGTCTGGACCCGGATGTTGCGCACAAGATCCGGGAAGTTCTGCTGGAGGAGCGGCAGGCCACCGGGCTCAGCATTCTCTATACTTCGCACAACATGCGAGAGATGGAAGAGATGTCAGATCGTATTATTTTTTTGCAGCGGGGGAAAATCGTTGCGGAGGGCAAGGCCAGGGATATTGTGGCCCGGTTCGGACAATCGGACCTGGAAGAGGTATTTCTCAAACTTGCCCGCGAACAGTAG
- a CDS encoding cytochrome c3 family protein, with translation MMRKTPAIVFGAILAGALAIGGVAVPLTNHPKFCASCHTIQPAYERWLQSSHKEVECVACHVRPGVVGWLQDKAWHGTRDVAIYLFGTPTEPHNLQAHIDSAVCLGCHRNILRVSEIATRDLPAPVNDVGLIMSHRKHMAAFDQRKQGEGCTTCHGAVVHEKPIKGYPIVIPRGHVSADSRPWKPEHPEGSVLHKRAQADCFRCHDNKTEYEGRVLSRKCETCHLPEKLTEFLSF, from the coding sequence ATGATGCGTAAGACCCCTGCCATTGTGTTCGGAGCGATCTTGGCCGGCGCATTGGCTATAGGGGGAGTTGCGGTTCCGCTGACCAACCATCCGAAGTTCTGCGCCAGCTGCCATACCATTCAGCCCGCCTACGAACGTTGGCTGCAGTCTTCCCATAAAGAGGTGGAGTGTGTCGCCTGCCACGTCCGGCCTGGAGTTGTCGGCTGGTTGCAGGATAAGGCCTGGCACGGCACGAGAGATGTCGCTATTTATCTCTTCGGGACACCGACGGAACCGCATAATTTGCAGGCGCATATCGATTCCGCGGTCTGTCTCGGGTGCCACCGTAACATCCTGCGTGTGTCGGAGATTGCGACGCGTGATCTGCCGGCTCCGGTCAACGATGTCGGGCTGATCATGAGTCACCGCAAGCATATGGCGGCCTTCGACCAGCGCAAGCAGGGTGAGGGATGTACGACCTGTCATGGAGCGGTGGTGCATGAGAAACCCATCAAGGGGTATCCGATCGTGATCCCGCGCGGGCATGTGTCGGCAGACAGTCGGCCTTGGAAGCCGGAACATCCTGAAGGCTCGGTGTTGCATAAACGGGCTCAGGCGGACTGCTTCCGTTGTCACGACAACAAGACCGAATACGAAGGTCGCGTACTGAGCCGAAAGTGCGAGACGTGCCATCTGCCTGAGAAGCTCACGGAATTCCTGTCCTTTTAA